A region of the Paracoccaceae bacterium genome:
TGGCCAGCACGCCTTCGAGCATGGCAAGGCCGTGGTCGGTGTCGACATCGACATGGCTGCGGATGTGGGTGGTCCCGTTGCCGACGAGGGCGAGGGCGTGGCGCATCGACTGGCGGTGCGGATCGAGCCCGAGCGTGGTGCGGGCGCGGCGTTCGTTGTCGATCATCGCGCGCAGGTCGGTGCCGACGGCGTTGCGATACCAGCCCATGCCCATCACCGTCTTGTCGAGATGGGTATGCGCCTCGACCAGGCCGGGGATGGCGATGGCGCCCCGGGCGTCCTCGGCGGCGATGCCCGGGGGCGCGGCGGCGGCAAGGCCCGGGCCGATACCGGCGATGCGGCCGGCCTGGATCAGGATATCGGCCGGGGGGCCGCCCATCGGCCGGGCGTTGCGGATCAGGAGGTCGGCGGTCATGCGACCTCCAGCCGGAAGCCGCCGGTCTTGGCGCGGGGCCAGGCATAGGCCCCGAGCTTGGAGGTGCGGTAGCCCATGCCGACCAGGGCCTCGGCCTGCTTGACGGCGGCGGTCACCCCGTCGATCACCGGAACGCCGGTCTCCTCGGTCAGGGCGGCGCAGAGGTCGGCCATCCCGGCGCAGCCCAGCACCACGGCCTCGGCCCCGTCCAGCAGGCGGGCGGCGCGGATTTCGGCGGCGAGCAGGGCCTGCGCGCGGGCCGGATCGTCATCGAGCGCCAGCACCGGCAGGTCAATGGCGCGCACCCGGCGGCAGCGTCGGCCGGCGCCATAGGCATCGGCCAGATCCTCGATGATCGGGACCGAGCGGGGCAGCGTGGTGACGACCGAGAACCGCGCCGCGAGCGTCATCGCCACCTGCATCGCGGCCTGGCAGATGCCGAACACCGGGCCGGCCGCGACCTCGCGGGCGGCATCGAGGCCGGGATCGTCGAAACAGGCAATGACATGGGCCGCGGCGCCGCGCGCTTCGGCGGCGCGGATCGCCGCCAGCATCGCGGGCACGGCCAGCGCCTCGTCGGCGTAGCCCTCGATCGAGGCGGGGGCGCCGTCGGGGTTGCACAGGTCGATGACCGTGCCGGGAGCGGCGACCCGCGCGGCGGCCCGGCCCACCTGCGCCGTCATCGACGCGGTGCCGTTGGGATTGACGACATGCAGGCGCATCAGCCGACCCTTTCCTTCGGCGCGGCCAGCTGCGCGGCTTCCCAGACCGCGGCGTCGGCGGGCTTTTTCAGCTCGAACTGGCGGTCGCTGACGATGTAGTTGTCGGCGTGAAGCCGCGCGATGGGCTGGTAGACATCGGGGTTCACATAGCGGCCGCGTTCGTCGAGGCAGTCGCGCCGGACGTGCATTTCCAGCACCTCGCCCAGCACGATGGCGCGGCGCGGAAAGTCGATGATGCGCTCGACCCGGCATTCCATCGCGCAGGGCGTGTCGGCCAGGCGCGCGGCGCCGATCTGGCGGCAGGGCGCGGCGGCCAGCCCGGCGAAGGCGAGTTCGTCGACCTCGGGCGCGAAGTTGATGCCACAGAGGATCATCGCCTCGGACAGCGCCATGTCGACCATGTTGACGCAGAACTGCCCGGTGCGGCGGATGTTGCGCAGCGTATCCTTCTCGCCGCCGTTCGGCCGGGCGCTGAAGCCGATGATGACGATTGGCGGTTCGTGCGAGAACACGTTGAAAAAGCTCATCGGTGCCGCGTTGTCGTGGCCGTCTTCGGCGCGGGTGGTGACGAGCGCGATGGGCCGCGGGCCGACGAAGTTCGTCAGCAGGCGATAGCGGTCTTCGGGCGGCAGGCTGGTGAAGTCGAACTGCATCATCCGGCCTTTCGTTGCGCCAGCGGGCCGACCTGGGCCTGCATCCGCGGTTGCATGGCAGGCGTTCCCGCGAGGTGACAGCGCACCTGCGCCCGGCCATGGCGCGCGAAGTCCGGGGCCTCGGCGCGGCAGCGGTCGATGGCGAGCCGGCAGCGGGGGTTGAAGTGGCAGCCGGGCGGCGGCGTGATGGGGTTCGGCACCTCGCCCGCCGGGCGGTCGGCGTCGCGGTTCTTCATCGAGATGTCGGGGACGGTATCGAGCAGCAGCCGGGTGTAGGGATGCTGCGGGCGGGCGAAGATGTCGTCGGCGGGCGCGAGTTCGACCAGGCGGCCCAGATACATCACGCCGATCATGTCGGAGATGTAGTTCACCACGGCAAGGTCGTGGCTGATGAACAGGTAGGTCAGGCCCAGTTCGCGCTGAAGGTCGCGCATCAGGTTCAGGATCTGTGCCTGCACCGAGACGTCGAGCGCCGATGTCGGCTCGTCGCAGACCAGGAACTCGGGCCTGGTCGAGATCGCGCGCGCGATCGAGATGCGCTGCCGCTGCCCGCCCGAGAACTCGTGCGGGAACTTCTCGCCATCCGCGGCGGTCAGGCCGACGAATTCCAGCAGGCGGTCGACCTCTCGCCGGCGTGCGGCGGGGTCGGGATGGGTGCCGAAGGACAGCATCGGTTCGCCGATGATCCGGGCCACGCGCCAGCGCGGATTGAGGCTGGCATAGGGGTCCTGAAAGATCATCTGCATGCGGCGGCGGGTGGCGGCGGGCTTGCCGGCGGGCTGCCCCGCCAGTTCCTGGCCGTCGAAGCGGATGCTGCCCGCCGTGGGGCGGGTGAGGCCCATCATCAGCTTGGCCACGGTGGACTTGCCGCAACCCGATTCCCCCACGAGGCTGAGCGTCCGGCCGCGCGGGATGACGAAATCGACGCCGTCGACGGCATGCACGAACTGCCGTCCGCCTCCCTCGATCAGGCGGTTGAGCAGCGGGCGCGACAGGTCGAAGGTCTTTTTCAGACCGGCGACCTCGACCAGGTTCGGAGTGTCGGTCATGCGGGAACCTCTTCCGTCAGGTGGCAGGCGGTGGCGCGCGCGCCCGTGGTGACAAGCTCGGGGCGGATCGTGGCGCAGCGGTCGATGCGGCGGGGGCAGCGCGGGGCGAAGGCGCAGCCCGCGGGACGGTTGGCGGGCCGGGGCATCGCGCCCTCGATCTGCGGCAGGCGATCGGGACGCGGGCCGATGCGGGGGATCGAGGCCATCAGGCCGGCGGTGTAGGGATGGCGCGGGCTTTCCAGAACCTCGGCCACCGCGCCGACCTCGACCAGCCGCCCGGCATACATCACCGCCACCCGGTCGGCGGTTTCGGCGATCACCCCCATGTCGTGGGTGACGAGGATCACCGCCGCGCCGGTTTCGCGGGTGAGCCTGCGCAGGAGCGCGATGATCTGCGCCTGCACGCTGACATCGAGCGCGGTCGTGGGTTCGTCGGCGATGATCAGCCG
Encoded here:
- a CDS encoding aspartate/glutamate racemase family protein, whose protein sequence is MRLHVVNPNGTASMTAQVGRAAARVAAPGTVIDLCNPDGAPASIEGYADEALAVPAMLAAIRAAEARGAAAHVIACFDDPGLDAAREVAAGPVFGICQAAMQVAMTLAARFSVVTTLPRSVPIIEDLADAYGAGRRCRRVRAIDLPVLALDDDPARAQALLAAEIRAARLLDGAEAVVLGCAGMADLCAALTEETGVPVIDGVTAAVKQAEALVGMGYRTSKLGAYAWPRAKTGGFRLEVA
- a CDS encoding flavin reductase family protein, producing the protein MQFDFTSLPPEDRYRLLTNFVGPRPIALVTTRAEDGHDNAAPMSFFNVFSHEPPIVIIGFSARPNGGEKDTLRNIRRTGQFCVNMVDMALSEAMILCGINFAPEVDELAFAGLAAAPCRQIGAARLADTPCAMECRVERIIDFPRRAIVLGEVLEMHVRRDCLDERGRYVNPDVYQPIARLHADNYIVSDRQFELKKPADAAVWEAAQLAAPKERVG
- a CDS encoding ATP-binding cassette domain-containing protein, giving the protein MTDTPNLVEVAGLKKTFDLSRPLLNRLIEGGGRQFVHAVDGVDFVIPRGRTLSLVGESGCGKSTVAKLMMGLTRPTAGSIRFDGQELAGQPAGKPAATRRRMQMIFQDPYASLNPRWRVARIIGEPMLSFGTHPDPAARRREVDRLLEFVGLTAADGEKFPHEFSGGQRQRISIARAISTRPEFLVCDEPTSALDVSVQAQILNLMRDLQRELGLTYLFISHDLAVVNYISDMIGVMYLGRLVELAPADDIFARPQHPYTRLLLDTVPDISMKNRDADRPAGEVPNPITPPPGCHFNPRCRLAIDRCRAEAPDFARHGRAQVRCHLAGTPAMQPRMQAQVGPLAQRKAG